One Maribacter dokdonensis DSW-8 genomic region harbors:
- a CDS encoding cation:proton antiporter, which yields MDIFTIISVLVFLSAIFGYINARFLKLPNSIGLMLITIVFTLAVFAIGYIDDTLINAERYIITQIDFKSVLLDIMLSFLLFAGALHTNFEQLKVQRWPILVFSTLGVLVSTFLVGTSMYYLLQLLGMQINFIYCLLFGSLISPTDPIAVLGILKKAGAPKKLETKIVGESLFNDGVGVVVFLTIFQLASATEVAVSPLDIIELFGVEVIGGLALGLALGWGTYKLMRSIDDYDIEVIITLATVMVGTLIAQKFHLSAPLAMVAAGLVVGNDTVRNSAMSETTETYVDKFWELLDILLNTLLFVLIGMEMLVLTFKTEYIIAGLLAIPLVLLCRYLSLMLPIKFFEKKLDFVPRTNLVMTWGGLRGGISIALALGLSDDMHRDAFLVITYIVVVFSIIGQGLTVEKLIKSVVK from the coding sequence ATGGATATTTTTACAATAATTTCAGTACTTGTTTTTCTTTCGGCAATTTTTGGATATATAAATGCCCGCTTTTTAAAACTACCCAATAGTATTGGCTTAATGTTGATTACAATTGTGTTTACTTTAGCTGTATTTGCCATAGGCTATATAGACGATACGTTAATAAACGCAGAGCGTTACATCATTACACAGATAGATTTCAAGTCTGTTCTGCTAGATATAATGTTGAGTTTCTTGTTATTTGCAGGGGCGCTGCATACCAATTTTGAACAGCTGAAAGTACAACGTTGGCCTATATTGGTGTTTTCTACACTAGGTGTTTTGGTGTCTACCTTTTTAGTGGGGACCAGTATGTATTATTTGTTGCAGTTGTTGGGTATGCAGATCAATTTCATTTACTGTTTGTTATTTGGATCTCTTATATCACCAACGGATCCTATTGCCGTTTTGGGAATTTTAAAAAAGGCTGGTGCACCAAAAAAGTTGGAAACCAAAATTGTGGGAGAATCATTGTTCAATGACGGAGTAGGAGTCGTTGTATTCTTAACGATATTTCAACTGGCATCTGCAACCGAGGTAGCTGTATCTCCATTAGATATTATAGAACTATTTGGGGTTGAGGTAATTGGCGGGTTGGCATTGGGTCTGGCCCTAGGTTGGGGAACGTATAAGTTAATGCGATCTATTGACGATTATGATATAGAGGTGATCATTACATTGGCAACGGTAATGGTAGGTACATTGATAGCACAGAAATTCCATTTATCGGCACCTTTGGCAATGGTAGCTGCAGGTTTGGTGGTTGGTAACGACACCGTTCGTAATTCTGCCATGTCAGAGACCACGGAGACCTATGTAGATAAATTTTGGGAGCTTTTGGATATTCTGTTGAATACCTTGTTATTTGTATTGATAGGGATGGAAATGCTGGTACTGACATTTAAAACAGAATATATTATTGCAGGTTTATTGGCAATTCCGCTAGTATTGCTTTGTCGCTATCTTTCATTAATGCTTCCTATTAAATTCTTTGAAAAGAAGTTGGATTTTGTGCCAAGAACCAATTTGGTCATGACATGGGGAGGATTACGCGGTGGTATATCTATAGCATTGGCATTAGGTCTTTCAGATGACATGCATAGAGACGCTTTTTTAGTGATAACCTACATAGTTGTGGTGTTCTCGATAATAGGGCAAGGCTTAACCGTTGAAAAATTGATTAAAAGCGTAGTGAAATGA
- the ligA gene encoding NAD-dependent DNA ligase LigA yields MKAKIEELRKELREHNHNYYVLDNPTISDYEFDMKLKELQDLEAKHPEFYDASSPSLRVGGMITKNFATVVHEHRMYSLDNSYSKEDLEDWEKRIQRNLGDVPVEFTCELKYDGASISITYEQGKLVRAVTRGDGIQGDDVTNNIKTIKSVPLQLKGDYPDKFDIRGEIVLPFDGFQKMNEERIANGEEPYMNPRNTASGSLKLQDSSVVAQRPLDCLLYSIVGRNLNIDSQFHMLEKAREWGFKVPTVAKLCKTTDEVMAFVEEWDVKRHELPYETDGVVIKVNSLQNQEELGFTSKAPRWAMAYKFKAEQVFTTLNEITYQVGRTGAITPVANLEPVLLAGTTVKRASLHNADQIEKLDIRVGDTVFVEKGGEIIPKIIAVDLSKRPADSKPTEYIHECPECGTELTRTAGDAKHYCPNEYGCPPQITGRIQHFISRKAMDIEGLGGETVELLFKEGLIDDYADLYKLTKEDVLPLERMAEKSAENLVNGVAESVKVPFERVLFALGIRFVGETVAKKLAKAYKNIDALKEATLEHLTSVDEIGERIAQSVIDFFVNEKNIDAIERLRSFGVQLSISEEKLQNQTDTLAGNTFVVSGVFEILSRDELKKKIEDNGGKVGSSISSKTSYLVAGDKMGPSKLAKAEKLGIPIISEQDFINMLA; encoded by the coding sequence ATGAAGGCAAAGATTGAAGAACTAAGAAAAGAGTTGCGAGAGCATAATCACAATTACTATGTGTTGGATAACCCGACCATTTCAGATTATGAATTCGATATGAAATTGAAAGAATTACAGGATTTGGAAGCTAAACATCCTGAATTTTATGATGCCAGTTCGCCATCATTACGTGTAGGTGGTATGATCACCAAGAATTTTGCAACCGTAGTTCATGAGCATAGAATGTACTCTTTAGACAATTCATACTCTAAAGAAGATCTAGAGGATTGGGAGAAACGTATTCAGCGTAATTTGGGAGACGTACCTGTTGAATTTACTTGTGAATTAAAATATGATGGCGCATCTATTAGTATAACTTATGAACAAGGTAAACTGGTAAGAGCGGTTACCCGTGGTGACGGAATTCAAGGAGATGATGTTACCAATAATATAAAAACGATTAAATCGGTTCCGCTCCAGTTAAAAGGAGATTATCCAGATAAGTTTGATATACGAGGAGAAATAGTATTACCGTTCGACGGATTTCAGAAAATGAACGAAGAACGCATTGCCAATGGAGAAGAGCCGTATATGAATCCGCGAAATACGGCATCGGGTAGTTTAAAACTTCAAGATAGCAGTGTTGTAGCACAGAGACCATTAGATTGTTTGCTGTACAGTATTGTAGGTAGAAACCTGAATATTGACTCTCAATTTCATATGTTGGAGAAAGCACGAGAATGGGGCTTTAAAGTACCAACTGTTGCCAAACTTTGTAAAACTACAGATGAGGTAATGGCATTTGTTGAGGAGTGGGATGTAAAACGCCATGAGTTGCCTTATGAAACCGATGGTGTGGTCATTAAAGTAAATAGCCTTCAAAACCAAGAAGAGCTCGGTTTTACCTCAAAAGCTCCGCGATGGGCAATGGCGTATAAATTTAAGGCAGAACAGGTTTTTACCACTTTAAATGAAATAACCTATCAGGTAGGGCGTACTGGAGCGATAACTCCGGTAGCCAATCTAGAACCGGTTTTATTGGCAGGTACAACGGTAAAAAGAGCATCGTTACATAATGCCGACCAAATAGAAAAATTGGATATTAGGGTAGGCGATACCGTATTTGTAGAAAAAGGCGGAGAAATTATTCCCAAGATTATAGCGGTTGATCTTTCGAAAAGACCAGCAGATTCCAAACCAACGGAATATATTCATGAATGTCCAGAATGTGGTACTGAGCTTACTCGTACAGCGGGTGATGCGAAACATTATTGCCCAAATGAATACGGTTGTCCGCCACAAATAACCGGTAGAATTCAGCATTTCATTTCTAGAAAGGCAATGGATATTGAAGGTTTGGGTGGCGAGACGGTAGAATTACTGTTTAAAGAAGGGTTGATTGACGATTACGCCGATTTATATAAACTCACCAAAGAAGATGTTTTACCCTTAGAACGAATGGCGGAGAAGTCTGCCGAGAATTTAGTAAACGGAGTAGCGGAATCCGTAAAAGTACCTTTTGAACGTGTGTTGTTTGCTTTAGGTATTCGTTTTGTAGGCGAGACCGTGGCTAAGAAGTTGGCAAAAGCATATAAAAACATAGATGCTTTAAAAGAAGCTACGTTAGAGCATTTAACTTCTGTAGATGAGATAGGGGAGCGCATAGCGCAAAGTGTTATTGACTTTTTTGTGAACGAGAAGAATATAGATGCCATAGAAAGACTACGAAGTTTTGGCGTACAATTATCAATATCTGAAGAAAAGTTACAAAACCAGACCGATACCTTGGCGGGTAATACCTTTGTGGTTTCCGGGGTATTTGAGATTTTAAGTAGAGATGAGCTTAAAAAGAAAATAGAGGATAATGGTGGTAAAGTTGGGTCATCTATATCTTCTAAAACTAGTTATTTGGTTGCGGGAGATAAAATGGGACCTAGTAAGCTTGCAAAGGCGGAAAAACTGGGTATACCCATTATCAGTGAGCAAGATTTTATAAACATGTTAGCATAG
- a CDS encoding LOG family protein produces the protein MKSIVVFCGSSEGIVSDYGVKAYELGETFAKKDIQLVYGGAKIGIMGKVAEGVLNNKGKVIGVIPVFLKKKEVVHEGLTELIVTQNMHERKLKMHELSDGILMLPGGFGTLEEFFEMLTWSQLGLHQYPIGILNTNGFYDSLLQMMHDMVQNGFVKKEHLNTILVDDTIETLLHKMENYIPLPTPKWINKEQL, from the coding sequence ATGAAAAGTATTGTAGTGTTTTGCGGTAGTAGTGAAGGTATTGTTTCTGATTATGGAGTAAAAGCATATGAACTGGGAGAGACTTTTGCAAAGAAAGATATACAGCTTGTATATGGTGGAGCCAAAATTGGCATTATGGGTAAAGTTGCCGAAGGTGTTTTAAATAATAAAGGAAAGGTAATAGGGGTAATTCCTGTATTTTTAAAGAAAAAAGAAGTAGTTCATGAGGGGTTGACAGAATTGATTGTCACCCAAAATATGCATGAGCGCAAATTAAAAATGCATGAACTATCTGACGGGATTTTAATGCTCCCTGGAGGATTTGGTACTTTAGAAGAGTTTTTTGAAATGTTGACTTGGTCGCAGCTTGGGTTGCATCAATACCCCATAGGAATTTTGAATACCAATGGTTTTTACGATTCCCTATTACAAATGATGCATGACATGGTCCAGAACGGATTTGTTAAAAAAGAACATTTAAATACTATTTTGGTAGATGATACTATAGAAACATTATTGCATAAAATGGAAAACTATATACCATTGCCTACACCAAAATGGATCAATAAAGAACAGCTTTAA
- the prmC gene encoding peptide chain release factor N(5)-glutamine methyltransferase: MLLKEVKSIFHAELDAIYGKDEVNSFFYLLIEHYFELERFVLALQPNLNIEKEQETILFKALSDLKLHKPIQHITGTAYFMDLDFTVNEHVLIPRPETEELVRWVLNDVKEVKHPLNILDMGTGSGCIPISLDKNLVDAKVYALDVSPQALVVAEENNRTLGANVTFVKADMLSLHSKTSAKELDQKFDIIISNPPYVRELEKAEMQNNVIDHEPSLALFVPDEDPLKFYKAVVNFASEHLNKNGCLYLEINQYLGEETKQILQQSNFKTIDLRLDMFGNDRMIKGIRK, encoded by the coding sequence GTGCTGTTAAAAGAGGTAAAGAGTATTTTTCATGCAGAATTGGACGCTATCTATGGTAAAGATGAAGTAAACAGCTTTTTTTATCTACTTATTGAGCACTATTTTGAATTAGAACGTTTTGTATTGGCGTTACAACCTAATCTTAATATAGAAAAAGAACAAGAGACTATCTTGTTTAAGGCGTTATCTGATTTGAAGTTACATAAACCTATTCAACATATTACAGGTACGGCATATTTTATGGATTTGGACTTTACTGTAAATGAACACGTATTAATACCTAGACCAGAAACCGAAGAATTGGTTCGTTGGGTGTTGAATGATGTCAAAGAAGTAAAACATCCCTTAAATATCTTAGATATGGGTACAGGCAGTGGTTGTATTCCTATTTCGTTAGATAAAAATCTGGTCGATGCTAAAGTGTATGCGTTGGATGTTTCGCCCCAAGCCTTAGTGGTTGCTGAAGAAAACAATAGAACGCTTGGTGCAAATGTTACGTTTGTTAAGGCGGATATGTTGTCCTTACATTCTAAAACCTCAGCAAAAGAATTAGATCAAAAATTTGATATTATTATTTCCAATCCGCCTTATGTGCGAGAATTGGAAAAAGCAGAAATGCAAAATAATGTAATAGACCATGAGCCAAGTTTGGCACTTTTTGTTCCAGATGAAGACCCGTTAAAGTTTTACAAGGCAGTAGTAAATTTTGCATCTGAACACTTGAATAAAAATGGTTGTCTGTATTTGGAAATCAATCAGTATTTAGGAGAAGAAACCAAGCAAATATTACAACAATCTAACTTTAAGACTATTGATTTAAGACTAGATATGTTTGGTAATGACCGTATGATAAAAGGAATAAGAAAATGA
- a CDS encoding GNAT family N-acetyltransferase, whose translation MENVVIREIKKEDNPQVARVIRQVLEDLGVPKVGTAYEDPSLDNMYEHYNKPKATYFVIEENGSILGCAGVAQLDNYNGNVCELQKMYFLQEARGKGAGHKMINVCLDKAKEYGFDACYLETMPYMEAAQKLYKKMGFEYIDARMGDTGHYSCPVFMLKTL comes from the coding sequence ATGGAAAATGTCGTGATACGTGAAATTAAAAAGGAAGATAACCCGCAAGTTGCTAGGGTAATACGGCAGGTGTTGGAAGATTTGGGAGTGCCAAAAGTGGGCACGGCCTATGAAGACCCTTCATTGGATAACATGTATGAACATTATAATAAACCCAAGGCCACTTATTTTGTGATCGAAGAAAATGGTTCAATTTTAGGCTGTGCCGGTGTTGCACAACTAGATAATTACAACGGTAATGTTTGTGAGCTTCAGAAAATGTACTTTTTGCAAGAAGCCAGAGGCAAAGGGGCGGGTCATAAAATGATCAATGTATGTTTGGATAAAGCCAAGGAATACGGTTTTGATGCCTGTTATTTGGAGACAATGCCCTATATGGAAGCTGCCCAAAAATTGTATAAGAAAATGGGCTTTGAATATATAGATGCCCGTATGGGGGATACCGGTCATTATTCCTGTCCTGTATTTATGCTTAAAACGTTGTAA
- the ribD gene encoding bifunctional diaminohydroxyphosphoribosylaminopyrimidine deaminase/5-amino-6-(5-phosphoribosylamino)uracil reductase RibD, whose amino-acid sequence MQRCIEIAKNGLGTTAPNPMVGAVIVYNDTIIGEGFTSAYGGSHAEVNAINSVKDSTLLKNATIYVTLEPCSHYGKTPPCADLIVRMGIPKVVIGLKDPHEKVAGNGIKKLKAAGCEVNVGVLEQECTEHHKRFLTFFTKKRPYIILKWAETSDGFIAPESLKREEEKKPYWITNTKSRQLVHKWRSEEPGILVGTNTVLADNPQLNIRQWTGKAPTRIVLDRNLRISKDFHVLDGQQKTIVCTQIVDTTKYVEGVSYKILNFESQLPQQLCYLMFEEQLQSVIIEGGSQTLQSFIDADLWDEARIFRGAAEFQKGIKAPKPTGRIIKQMEILTDQLTILRND is encoded by the coding sequence ATGCAACGGTGTATTGAAATTGCAAAAAACGGATTGGGTACTACAGCGCCCAACCCCATGGTAGGTGCAGTAATTGTGTATAATGACACAATTATTGGTGAAGGGTTTACCAGTGCTTATGGTGGTTCACATGCCGAGGTGAATGCTATAAACTCGGTAAAAGACAGTACGCTACTCAAAAATGCTACTATTTATGTAACCTTAGAACCTTGCTCTCATTATGGCAAAACTCCACCTTGTGCGGATTTAATCGTAAGAATGGGAATACCTAAGGTTGTCATTGGGTTAAAGGACCCTCATGAAAAAGTAGCCGGTAATGGTATAAAAAAATTGAAAGCGGCGGGTTGCGAAGTGAATGTTGGTGTTTTAGAACAAGAATGCACGGAACACCATAAACGATTCTTAACTTTTTTTACCAAAAAGAGACCCTACATCATTTTAAAATGGGCGGAAACATCTGACGGATTTATTGCTCCAGAGTCTTTAAAACGAGAAGAAGAAAAGAAACCCTATTGGATTACAAACACCAAATCTCGTCAATTGGTACATAAATGGCGTAGTGAAGAACCAGGTATACTAGTGGGCACCAACACTGTGTTAGCTGACAACCCACAATTGAATATTAGACAGTGGACAGGAAAAGCACCTACACGAATTGTTCTTGATAGAAATCTAAGGATTTCTAAAGATTTTCATGTTTTAGATGGACAGCAAAAAACGATAGTTTGTACACAAATAGTAGATACTACAAAGTACGTTGAAGGTGTTAGCTATAAAATTTTGAATTTTGAATCTCAATTACCGCAGCAATTATGTTATCTGATGTTTGAAGAGCAGCTACAAAGTGTCATTATTGAAGGCGGATCACAAACATTACAAAGTTTTATTGATGCTGACTTATGGGACGAAGCTCGAATCTTCAGAGGAGCAGCCGAATTTCAAAAAGGAATAAAAGCTCCAAAACCAACAGGACGAATAATAAAACAAATGGAAATTTTGACCGACCAACTAACCATACTTAGAAATGATTAA
- a CDS encoding HAD-IA family hydrolase: MIKNIIFDFGDIFINLDKQAPLIEMAKFGFTELTPDLDAIFKSYEMGLITSVVFVEKLRGIFTNASKPQIIDAWNSIIQDFPEERLKFIEKLKANKQYRLFLLSNTNDLHIDKVKESMGMERFLRFKNCFEVFYLSQEMKMRKPNANIYEKVLSDNNLNASETFFIDDTKENTDSASKLGIQCWNLQVGKEEVLEILSRIV; this comes from the coding sequence ATGATTAAAAATATAATTTTCGATTTTGGTGATATATTTATCAATCTTGACAAACAAGCGCCGTTAATAGAAATGGCAAAATTTGGATTTACCGAATTGACTCCGGATTTAGATGCCATTTTCAAGTCATATGAAATGGGCTTAATAACATCTGTTGTATTCGTTGAAAAACTACGAGGCATTTTCACCAACGCTTCTAAACCCCAGATTATAGATGCCTGGAACTCCATTATACAGGACTTTCCTGAAGAACGCCTAAAGTTTATTGAAAAGTTGAAAGCCAACAAACAATACCGACTGTTCTTGTTGAGCAATACTAACGATCTTCACATTGACAAGGTTAAGGAGTCTATGGGAATGGAGCGATTTTTAAGGTTTAAAAATTGTTTTGAGGTGTTCTACCTATCACAAGAAATGAAAATGCGAAAACCCAATGCCAATATATATGAAAAGGTGCTTAGCGATAATAATTTGAACGCATCAGAAACTTTTTTCATTGATGATACCAAAGAAAACACAGATAGCGCGTCTAAACTAGGAATACAGTGTTGGAATCTTCAAGTAGGAAAAGAAGAGGTTTTAGAAATTTTAAGCCGCATAGTATAA
- a CDS encoding EamA family transporter yields MYLALSILFSSLIFVVFKLYAKYQVQTIYAIITNYFIACIVGLLYYKEPINVYDIPQKSWFWGSLLLGLLFILIFNLMAATSQKLGVSVASVATKMSLTIPVLFGVFFYREVLSILEILGIILALLAVYFTSLKENKIKAEKWAFALPVLVFLGSGIIDTSIKYFQDAHMPEEEYALFSATVFASAGIFGLFFIGYKSTQQRLKINFKNIIGGICLGVPNYFSIYFLLKALQHPTWNSASVFTINNVAIVMFSTLLGILLFKERLSIKNWFGIGLAIFSIILVAFGPEIMTYL; encoded by the coding sequence ATGTATTTAGCGCTCAGTATTCTTTTCTCCAGCTTAATCTTTGTAGTTTTTAAATTATATGCCAAGTATCAGGTACAAACAATTTATGCCATTATCACTAACTACTTTATTGCTTGCATTGTCGGTTTACTATATTATAAAGAACCGATCAATGTATATGACATACCACAAAAGAGCTGGTTTTGGGGAAGCCTACTTCTTGGTCTATTATTCATACTAATATTTAATTTAATGGCAGCCACTTCACAAAAGCTAGGTGTATCCGTAGCTTCTGTTGCCACTAAAATGTCACTCACCATTCCGGTATTGTTTGGTGTGTTCTTCTACAGGGAAGTTTTAAGCATATTAGAAATTTTAGGAATAATTCTCGCATTGTTGGCCGTTTACTTCACTTCTTTAAAGGAAAACAAAATAAAAGCTGAAAAATGGGCATTTGCCCTACCGGTCTTAGTTTTTCTAGGATCAGGCATAATAGACACAAGCATAAAATACTTTCAAGATGCACATATGCCCGAAGAAGAGTACGCACTGTTCTCCGCAACGGTATTTGCATCCGCAGGGATATTCGGCTTATTTTTTATCGGATATAAATCCACCCAACAACGATTAAAAATAAATTTCAAAAATATTATTGGTGGAATTTGTTTAGGTGTCCCCAATTACTTCTCCATATATTTCTTATTAAAAGCCCTACAGCACCCAACTTGGAACAGCGCATCTGTGTTTACTATTAACAATGTGGCCATTGTAATGTTCTCCACGCTTTTAGGCATACTATTGTTTAAAGAAAGATTAAGCATTAAAAACTGGTTTGGTATAGGTTTGGCAATTTTCAGTATTATTCTAGTGGCTTTTGGCCCTGAAATAATGACATACCTTTAA
- a CDS encoding IMPACT family protein — MDTYKTISKPSDPLLFKERKSKFYGYCFPVSDEDSIKEHIEALRKEYPTANHVCYAWQMGVESKSYRANDDGEPNNSAGMPIYGQIQSFDVTNILVAVVRIFGGTKLGVGGLISAYKETAKLALENAAIITKVLQEELTVTFEYSEMDIVMRLVKKHQLTIVSQDLHLKCKMILAVNKSDLKKTMKLFKAHHKLEIKANV, encoded by the coding sequence ATGGACACCTATAAAACCATTTCAAAACCTTCTGACCCCCTATTGTTCAAAGAGCGAAAAAGTAAATTTTACGGGTATTGCTTTCCGGTTTCCGATGAAGACAGTATTAAAGAACACATAGAGGCACTAAGAAAAGAATACCCAACCGCCAACCATGTGTGCTACGCATGGCAAATGGGTGTTGAATCCAAGTCTTATCGTGCCAATGACGATGGAGAACCCAACAATTCTGCCGGTATGCCAATTTATGGGCAAATACAATCTTTTGATGTAACCAACATTCTAGTTGCCGTGGTACGAATATTTGGCGGCACCAAACTAGGTGTTGGTGGATTGATCAGTGCTTACAAGGAAACTGCAAAGCTAGCATTGGAAAATGCGGCAATAATTACCAAAGTATTACAAGAAGAACTAACCGTTACTTTTGAATATTCAGAAATGGACATCGTAATGCGTTTGGTCAAAAAACACCAACTAACCATTGTATCACAAGATTTGCATTTGAAATGCAAAATGATTTTAGCTGTAAATAAAAGTGATTTAAAAAAAACAATGAAACTTTTTAAAGCACATCACAAATTAGAAATCAAGGCAAACGTCTAA
- a CDS encoding acyl-CoA thioesterase, translating to MRTNEISFRIRYSETDQMGVVYHGNYAQYLELARVEWLRSLGISYKSMEEGGIMLPVISLSIKYLKSAKYDDLVTVKVILTKKPAVRIEFDYEMTNEAGELLATANTVLVFMDMKRNRPTKCPQILLDKLEY from the coding sequence ATGCGAACAAATGAAATTTCTTTTAGAATAAGATACAGTGAGACGGATCAAATGGGAGTTGTCTATCATGGAAACTATGCTCAGTATTTAGAATTAGCAAGAGTTGAATGGTTAAGGTCGTTAGGAATTTCTTACAAAAGTATGGAGGAGGGCGGAATTATGCTTCCGGTGATTAGTTTGTCCATTAAATATTTGAAATCTGCGAAGTATGATGATTTGGTAACCGTAAAGGTAATTTTGACGAAAAAACCTGCGGTTAGAATTGAATTTGATTATGAAATGACAAATGAAGCGGGAGAATTATTGGCGACCGCAAATACGGTTTTGGTATTTATGGATATGAAAAGAAATAGACCCACTAAATGTCCGCAGATATTATTGGACAAATTGGAATATTAA
- the dnaA gene encoding chromosomal replication initiator protein DnaA has product MNVTANSVWKNCLVFIKDNIQPQAFKTWFEPIKPIKLTENALSIQVPSKFFYEWLEEHYVKLLKVALTKELGETAKLVYIIRMENTYGNKEPFTEKIPSSNRGAMAAQEMDVPIKSKNPELRNPFVIPGIRNIKIESQLNPNYNFDNFLEGDSNRLARSAGMAVANKPGGTSFNPLLVFGGVGLGKTHLAHAIGVEIKDKYPERTVLYISAEKFTQQYIESVKKNTRNDFIHFYQLIDVLIIDDVQFLSGKSGTQDVFFHIFNHLHQNGKQVILTSDKAPVDMQDIEQRLLSRFKWGLSAELQSPDYETRISILKNKLYRDGVEIPEDIIEYVAKHIKTNIRELEGAIISLIAQSTLNKREVTIELAQQVVEKFVKNTKREVSIDYIQKVVSDYFEMDVATLQSKTRKRHIVQARQLAMFFAKKFTKASLASIGSQIGKRDHATVLHACKTVDNLAETDKQFRKYIDDLTKKFS; this is encoded by the coding sequence ATGAATGTTACTGCTAATTCCGTATGGAAAAACTGTTTGGTGTTTATTAAGGATAATATCCAACCGCAGGCATTCAAAACATGGTTTGAACCCATTAAACCTATAAAGCTTACAGAAAATGCCTTAAGCATTCAAGTACCAAGTAAATTCTTTTACGAGTGGCTAGAAGAGCATTACGTTAAACTGCTAAAGGTTGCATTAACTAAAGAATTAGGAGAGACTGCGAAATTAGTATATATCATACGTATGGAAAATACGTATGGCAACAAAGAGCCTTTTACAGAAAAAATTCCTAGTTCAAATAGAGGTGCAATGGCCGCCCAGGAAATGGATGTACCCATTAAATCTAAAAACCCTGAACTACGCAATCCGTTTGTTATTCCAGGTATTAGAAACATAAAGATAGAATCTCAATTAAATCCTAATTATAATTTTGATAATTTCCTTGAAGGAGACTCTAACCGTTTGGCACGTTCTGCCGGTATGGCTGTAGCCAACAAACCTGGTGGAACTTCTTTCAACCCTTTATTGGTTTTTGGTGGTGTCGGATTAGGAAAAACGCACTTGGCACACGCCATTGGTGTTGAAATAAAAGACAAGTACCCTGAGCGTACAGTGCTTTATATTTCTGCAGAAAAATTTACCCAACAGTATATTGAATCCGTAAAGAAAAACACTAGAAATGATTTTATCCATTTCTACCAGTTAATAGATGTTCTGATTATTGATGATGTACAATTCTTATCAGGTAAATCTGGTACGCAAGATGTTTTCTTCCATATTTTCAACCACTTACATCAAAACGGAAAACAAGTAATTCTTACATCTGACAAAGCTCCTGTAGATATGCAGGATATTGAGCAACGATTGTTATCTCGTTTTAAATGGGGATTATCCGCAGAATTGCAAAGTCCGGATTACGAAACAAGAATCTCTATCTTAAAAAACAAGTTATATAGAGATGGTGTAGAGATACCAGAAGATATTATTGAATATGTTGCTAAACATATTAAAACCAATATTAGAGAACTTGAAGGTGCCATAATTTCACTTATTGCACAATCAACCCTAAACAAAAGAGAGGTTACCATTGAGCTTGCACAACAAGTAGTTGAAAAATTTGTAAAGAACACTAAACGTGAAGTTTCTATTGACTACATACAAAAAGTTGTTTCCGATTACTTTGAGATGGATGTTGCAACATTACAGTCCAAAACAAGAAAGAGACATATTGTACAAGCTAGACAATTAGCGATGTTCTTTGCTAAGAAGTTCACTAAAGCCTCATTGGCGAGTATTGGTTCACAAATTGGAAAGCGTGATCACGCTACGGTACTTCATGCATGCAAAACAGTGGATAACTTAGCCGAAACAGACAAGCAGTTTCGCAAGTATATTGATGACCTAACTAAGAAATTCTCTTAA
- a CDS encoding low molecular weight protein-tyrosine-phosphatase gives MKVLMVCLGNICRSPLAEGILKSKVDTTKVHVDSAGTAGYHIGNAPDPRSIKVAQDHNIDISSQVCRKFLVSDFDTFDVIYAMDKSNYGNIIGMARNRADAEKVKLLLNEIDPTDQEVPDPYYDADDGFETVFQMIDKACNIIAARLDH, from the coding sequence ATGAAGGTGTTAATGGTTTGCCTAGGTAATATTTGCAGGTCTCCATTGGCAGAGGGTATTCTTAAAAGTAAAGTTGACACAACAAAAGTACACGTAGATTCAGCAGGTACAGCAGGATACCACATTGGAAATGCACCTGACCCAAGATCTATAAAAGTAGCACAAGACCATAACATCGACATTAGCTCACAAGTCTGTAGAAAATTTTTGGTATCTGATTTTGACACTTTTGATGTGATATATGCCATGGACAAAAGCAATTATGGCAATATAATTGGTATGGCCAGAAATAGAGCAGATGCCGAAAAGGTAAAGCTTTTGTTGAATGAAATTGACCCCACGGACCAAGAAGTGCCAGACCCCTATTATGATGCAGACGACGGATTTGAAACCGTTTTTCAAATGATAGATAAAGCTTGTAATATAATTGCAGCCAGATTAGACCATTAA